One part of the Bacteroidia bacterium genome encodes these proteins:
- a CDS encoding histidine kinase, with protein sequence MKNSYSLSFFRVLLSIICFCIYGCNSENGEAGNFANPSKKHQKQEVDSIGKLAYQIYSQDSDSAIALSRKALRLSQEYNLPKRSARWLTKVGAFYRIGGLYHVADDYYQQALASLSTIRDTLWLALTREEMGFNFQQQGEYEKSLENTRYALDFWGKLDSTEKLIDVELDLVEYFLDQGKLEMANEEFETIDRLLEDFSGKHRKVRASLMKGTLLIKENHFEQAIATLKSVDSPEAFTNLGFSYQELGDLLEKKSPGSGNKNYLNSIEYHQQSLSYHADKKKLDRLILDYWNLGAINRRLKNFQTAIDTLRKGIQLARENREGIILAGMFKTLSDTYENLNMGERALEHYKKSIAIRDSIQRNKDEAVIRFAEVHFDTQKKEQAKILAEQESERRTKQLLISILAFLLAGALGIFYFYRARSRKIRMEQQAEINSQIVVDLIQEQTIENLNSRIEGQEDERTRIARELHDQLGGTLAAVKFSLEGMENKMPTELIDSYRNTHKLLQSATDNTRTLSHQMKALHLEDLGLDDSLQQFCDALNNNGSLQVHFNSTSISESHVSPKAELQLYRVAQELLQNVIKHAQASEVFLQLTYEEDKLTLMLEDDGKGFNPEKVKSGMGMQNIENRVAQIDGKLDFDSLIGQGTTVIIEVPTERD encoded by the coding sequence ATGAAAAATTCCTATTCCCTCTCCTTTTTCAGAGTTCTATTGAGCATCATTTGTTTCTGCATTTATGGATGTAATTCTGAAAATGGAGAGGCAGGGAATTTTGCCAATCCGTCCAAAAAACATCAAAAGCAAGAAGTTGATAGCATTGGAAAACTGGCCTACCAAATCTACTCGCAGGACAGTGATTCTGCCATTGCCTTATCCCGTAAAGCATTACGCTTAAGTCAGGAATACAATCTTCCAAAAAGAAGTGCCCGTTGGCTGACTAAGGTTGGAGCATTTTATCGAATTGGCGGACTCTACCATGTTGCTGATGATTATTATCAGCAAGCCTTGGCGTCCCTCTCGACCATAAGGGATACCTTGTGGCTTGCATTGACCCGAGAAGAAATGGGCTTCAATTTCCAGCAACAGGGAGAGTATGAAAAATCTTTAGAGAATACCCGATATGCCCTGGATTTTTGGGGGAAACTGGATTCAACTGAAAAATTAATTGATGTTGAACTAGACCTGGTTGAATACTTTTTGGACCAGGGGAAATTGGAGATGGCGAATGAAGAATTCGAAACCATAGATCGGTTGCTAGAAGACTTTTCCGGGAAGCATAGGAAAGTCAGAGCATCTCTGATGAAAGGTACGCTCCTTATAAAAGAAAATCATTTTGAGCAGGCAATTGCTACCCTCAAATCGGTGGATAGCCCGGAAGCCTTCACCAATTTAGGCTTTAGCTATCAGGAATTAGGAGATCTCCTAGAGAAAAAATCTCCGGGCTCTGGTAATAAAAATTATCTCAACTCAATAGAATATCATCAACAATCTCTTAGCTATCATGCGGATAAAAAGAAGCTAGACAGATTAATCCTTGATTACTGGAATTTAGGGGCAATAAATCGTCGCCTTAAAAACTTTCAGACCGCTATAGATACGCTGAGAAAAGGAATTCAACTTGCCCGTGAAAATCGAGAGGGGATTATCCTGGCAGGTATGTTCAAGACTCTTTCAGATACCTATGAAAATCTCAATATGGGAGAAAGGGCCCTAGAACATTATAAAAAATCCATTGCAATTCGAGATAGTATACAGAGGAATAAAGATGAAGCGGTAATTCGCTTTGCAGAGGTCCACTTTGATACACAGAAAAAAGAACAGGCAAAAATTTTGGCAGAGCAGGAAAGTGAGCGCCGAACCAAACAATTGCTCATAAGCATTCTTGCTTTCTTATTGGCAGGTGCTTTAGGCATCTTCTACTTCTATCGTGCACGTTCCCGAAAGATTCGGATGGAACAACAAGCTGAGATCAATAGCCAAATCGTTGTAGACCTCATTCAAGAACAGACCATCGAAAATCTAAATTCCCGAATCGAAGGGCAAGAAGATGAAAGGACTCGAATCGCAAGAGAATTGCATGATCAATTGGGCGGCACCCTCGCAGCTGTGAAATTCAGCCTGGAAGGCATGGAAAACAAAATGCCAACAGAACTGATAGACAGTTACAGAAATACCCATAAACTCCTTCAGAGTGCCACAGATAATACCCGCACTTTATCCCACCAAATGAAAGCGCTTCATCTGGAAGATTTGGGCCTGGATGATTCCTTACAGCAATTTTGTGATGCCCTTAATAATAATGGAAGCCTGCAGGTTCACTTTAACAGCACAAGCATCTCAGAGTCTCATGTCAGCCCCAAAGCCGAATTACAATTGTATAGGGTAGCTCAGGAACTTTTACAAAATGTGATCAAACATGCCCAGGCTTCAGAAGTTTTTTTGCAACTTACTTATGAAGAAGATAAGCTAACGCTCATGTTGGAAGATGATGGGAAGGGTTTTAATCCCGAAAAGGTGAAATCCGGCATGGGTATGCAGAATATTGAAAATAGGGTTGCACAAATCGATGGAAAATTGGATTTTGACAGCCTAATTGGGCAAGGAACCACTGTAATAATCGAGGTACCAACTGAAAGAGACTAA
- a CDS encoding response regulator transcription factor, with the protein MTHILIVDDHAVFAESLEHRLNNEEDFKVIATASDAAEAKGFLTDKAHSINIALLDIRIKNNETEGLELASYIRNSYRGIKVIMLSMHSEGSYGKKMLDAGIEGYVLKSSHIEEVIRYVNQGKRYYSKEIEDSIGLFEKKKEKIKESKIVLTKTEKRILNYLADGLSSREIAEEIGNKEATVEVHRRNIFAKFGVNKVALLIKKAIALGFIEVK; encoded by the coding sequence ATGACCCATATCCTGATAGTGGATGATCATGCGGTTTTTGCAGAATCGCTTGAGCATCGGTTAAATAATGAAGAAGACTTCAAGGTTATTGCTACTGCTTCTGATGCTGCAGAGGCAAAGGGATTCCTGACTGATAAGGCACACAGCATAAATATTGCCCTCCTCGATATCAGAATCAAAAACAATGAAACCGAAGGCCTGGAATTAGCTAGTTATATCAGAAATTCCTACCGAGGCATCAAAGTCATTATGCTAAGCATGCATAGTGAAGGCTCCTATGGAAAGAAGATGTTGGATGCAGGTATAGAGGGCTATGTCTTAAAGAGCTCCCATATAGAGGAAGTTATCAGATATGTAAACCAGGGGAAAAGATACTATTCTAAAGAAATCGAGGATTCCATCGGTCTCTTTGAAAAGAAAAAAGAAAAAATAAAGGAATCGAAAATAGTCTTAACCAAAACAGAAAAAAGAATCCTCAACTACCTGGCCGATGGTTTGAGTTCCCGTGAAATCGCGGAGGAAATTGGAAATAAAGAAGCAACTGTTGAAGTACACCGAAGAAATATCTTCGCGAAGTTTGGCGTTAATAAAGTAGCCCTCCTAATAAAAAAAGCCATTGCCCTCGGATTTATAGAAGTAAAATAG
- a CDS encoding enolase C-terminal domain-like protein encodes MKIKYLKLRYIRLPLKMAFSQANYRTKQSESVILELHTQNGITAFGESNPLGFVNGESPWSVKSDIEFIKHSLLQANFTRLEEIREFITEEIAELIGESSLCVLEIALLNAFSKETGKSLDQIFETEIPKILDYTGVIPLGDLSLMRPLLQKFSFSRVKLKADRNLQLSLENIQILKQIYGADIDIQLDLDCSWNTADALEQIPILIEKGIYQFEQPFETDQDLRMQKLQRHYGNELIFIADESIRRYKDAVRLIKTEACKGFNLKLSKHGGIFQSLAIYKLAHKYGIRCELGVYPGETSLLARAGILLSGLAPAIHSREGAIAHELLSMDICHASLKPDAKGQIEGHQHINKLCSKVDTLRLDKYSSSLAHVA; translated from the coding sequence ATGAAGATCAAATACCTGAAGTTGCGATATATAAGGCTACCCTTAAAAATGGCATTCAGTCAGGCAAATTATCGCACAAAACAATCCGAATCCGTAATTCTAGAACTTCACACTCAAAATGGAATTACCGCCTTTGGAGAATCAAATCCTCTGGGATTTGTGAATGGAGAAAGTCCCTGGTCCGTGAAATCAGATATTGAATTCATCAAGCATTCTCTCTTACAAGCTAATTTCACCCGCCTGGAAGAGATAAGAGAATTCATCACCGAAGAGATTGCGGAGCTGATAGGAGAGTCTAGTCTTTGTGTATTGGAAATAGCATTACTCAATGCCTTTTCCAAAGAAACCGGAAAGAGTCTTGATCAGATTTTCGAAACAGAAATTCCGAAGATTCTTGATTATACCGGTGTGATTCCTTTAGGAGACCTAAGCTTAATGCGTCCCCTTCTCCAGAAGTTTTCCTTTTCCAGGGTCAAATTGAAAGCCGATAGGAACCTACAACTGAGTCTGGAAAATATTCAAATCCTGAAGCAAATCTACGGGGCCGATATTGATATTCAACTCGACCTGGATTGCTCCTGGAATACAGCAGATGCTCTTGAACAGATTCCTATTCTGATAGAAAAGGGGATTTATCAATTTGAACAGCCGTTCGAAACCGATCAGGATCTACGCATGCAAAAACTGCAGCGACATTATGGAAACGAACTCATCTTTATTGCCGATGAATCTATTAGACGATATAAAGATGCTGTCAGGCTGATCAAAACAGAAGCATGCAAGGGGTTTAACCTAAAACTCTCCAAGCATGGAGGTATTTTTCAAAGCCTTGCTATCTACAAACTCGCACATAAATATGGGATACGTTGCGAACTGGGCGTTTATCCCGGAGAAACAAGTTTACTGGCCCGGGCAGGAATCCTGCTATCCGGCCTTGCTCCAGCCATACATAGTCGGGAAGGTGCTATCGCACATGAACTACTGAGCATGGACATTTGCCATGCTTCTCTCAAGCCCGATGCAAAAGGGCAAATAGAGGGACATCAGCATATCAACAAGCTATGTAGCAAGGTCGACACTCTAAGACTGGATAAGTATTCTTCAAGTTTAGCCCATGTAGCTTAG
- a CDS encoding alpha-amylase family glycosyl hydrolase, producing the protein MQRNLAILISFLILFSPAGLEAQTDAQILEGHFHRNDTSYFFFSEKVYEVNTPKRVVLTGSFRGWSQDMDEQEWQLVSQANSLWTLHLYNPKFTRIPPHAEFKFRMDDGIWLQPPSEAANSKGGNLVFLQDIIPAMLKAELKSSGNIWVEVQSFERPIDPEAYILTDADGKEIPIAEVLPNSAHDALLIPGEKIDIRRVYYLELKASNLKAWCSFDGWFRELYSNKALGANINDDGTETVFRIFSPRSSEVRLYLYKGKDDKKAYETIEMQRDKEGVWESFHQEDLSGVWYDFTVHGPNDPGNHFYETEPTHISDPYCRVSDDSWGKCMVAPKTIPASPLANGIPPMESVIAYEVHVQDFTDLLPVDDKIKGTLPAFYKSGLKNSRGKKIGFDYLLDLGINTVHLMPVQEFLHYKDEDWKPAFKDDPFMIEQGIADENYQWGYRTSHCFAVESRYRQRDTKPGAEREQFRDLVQAFHDKGIAVIIDIVPNHTAENMDKDPYYFHFSVLDKVYYYRTKELELIGEYGNEVKTENRPMVQRWLIDQCKHWIEEFGIDGFRVDLAGQIDRQSLQKLREALGPDIIIYGEPWIASYDPDFENNPSWDWYKHNSPITFFQDDSRNAFKGPVSNPEVKERDQGYAGGNFREFEKVKLALMNKFADDKTPLSGINYLDIHDNWALADQFANDNWDGRMGVDEDRYKIAALLLYTSLGPIVTHGGTEMIRSKGHAALREDVKEMVNGTKVFLHGKRDTYNMRTANQFIWENLGKSKKDEDCHCDYENMYQFWRGLNRFRLSDAGAIFRVKDSVADDYFQWIDTVNPYQLGYIVDGKVFVLINTGSEEHKWEEVDLPAGKWKLIGNNTAFDHEKGVKDDKSLRNLEGGKKHSFRLAGKNFKVWIKND; encoded by the coding sequence ATGCAAAGAAATCTAGCCATTTTGATCAGCTTTCTGATCCTCTTTTCGCCTGCAGGATTGGAGGCGCAAACGGATGCTCAAATCCTGGAAGGGCATTTCCATCGAAATGATACCTCCTATTTCTTTTTCTCTGAAAAAGTTTATGAAGTAAATACTCCTAAAAGAGTCGTTCTTACAGGTTCTTTTCGCGGATGGAGCCAGGATATGGATGAGCAAGAATGGCAGTTAGTTTCTCAAGCTAATTCCCTTTGGACTTTACACCTATACAATCCTAAATTTACACGCATTCCACCCCACGCTGAATTCAAATTTCGCATGGATGATGGGATTTGGTTACAACCTCCTTCTGAAGCTGCAAATAGCAAAGGAGGTAATCTCGTTTTTTTACAAGACATAATCCCAGCTATGCTGAAAGCAGAACTCAAGTCATCCGGGAATATCTGGGTGGAAGTACAATCCTTCGAACGGCCCATAGATCCTGAGGCTTATATCCTCACTGATGCAGATGGAAAAGAAATTCCTATTGCAGAGGTGCTCCCAAATAGTGCCCATGATGCGCTGTTGATACCTGGAGAGAAAATCGACATTCGCAGGGTCTATTACCTGGAATTGAAAGCCAGCAATCTCAAAGCCTGGTGCTCCTTTGATGGTTGGTTTCGTGAACTCTATTCAAATAAAGCGTTAGGAGCAAATATCAATGACGACGGGACTGAGACGGTCTTTCGCATTTTTTCTCCTCGCTCCTCTGAGGTCAGGCTTTATCTATACAAAGGAAAAGATGACAAAAAGGCTTACGAAACGATAGAAATGCAGCGGGATAAGGAAGGGGTTTGGGAAAGTTTCCATCAGGAGGATTTGTCGGGCGTATGGTATGACTTCACTGTACATGGTCCCAACGATCCAGGCAATCATTTTTATGAGACAGAGCCCACACACATCAGCGATCCCTATTGCAGGGTGAGTGATGATAGCTGGGGGAAATGCATGGTGGCACCCAAAACGATTCCTGCCAGTCCTTTAGCAAATGGCATCCCTCCGATGGAAAGTGTTATAGCCTATGAGGTCCATGTGCAGGATTTTACAGATCTACTTCCGGTAGATGATAAGATTAAAGGAACCCTTCCCGCTTTTTATAAGAGTGGTCTAAAGAATAGCAGAGGGAAAAAGATTGGCTTTGATTACCTCCTTGATTTGGGGATAAATACGGTCCATCTCATGCCGGTGCAGGAATTTCTTCATTACAAAGATGAGGATTGGAAGCCTGCATTCAAGGATGATCCTTTTATGATTGAGCAAGGCATTGCTGATGAAAATTATCAATGGGGGTATCGTACATCTCATTGTTTTGCTGTCGAAAGTCGCTATCGCCAAAGAGATACAAAGCCCGGAGCTGAACGAGAGCAATTTCGGGATTTGGTACAGGCTTTTCATGATAAAGGAATTGCAGTCATCATTGATATCGTTCCTAATCATACAGCTGAGAATATGGACAAAGATCCTTACTATTTCCACTTCAGTGTACTGGACAAAGTCTATTATTATCGCACGAAAGAATTGGAACTGATTGGTGAATATGGGAATGAGGTGAAGACAGAAAACAGACCTATGGTCCAGCGATGGTTGATTGACCAATGTAAACACTGGATAGAGGAATTTGGGATAGATGGCTTTCGGGTTGATTTGGCTGGGCAAATAGACCGGCAAAGTTTGCAGAAATTGCGGGAGGCGCTGGGACCGGATATCATCATATACGGAGAACCCTGGATTGCCTCTTATGATCCGGACTTTGAAAATAATCCTAGTTGGGATTGGTATAAGCATAATTCCCCCATCACTTTTTTCCAGGACGATTCAAGAAATGCTTTCAAAGGCCCGGTTTCCAATCCGGAGGTAAAAGAAAGAGATCAGGGATATGCGGGAGGAAATTTCAGGGAGTTTGAGAAAGTGAAGTTGGCTTTGATGAATAAATTTGCGGACGACAAGACTCCCCTAAGTGGAATCAATTACCTGGATATTCATGACAATTGGGCTTTGGCAGATCAATTCGCGAATGATAATTGGGATGGTCGAATGGGCGTGGATGAGGATCGCTACAAAATCGCGGCTTTACTTCTTTATACTTCCCTTGGTCCTATCGTGACCCATGGAGGTACAGAGATGATTCGTTCCAAAGGACATGCTGCATTGAGGGAGGACGTAAAAGAGATGGTCAATGGAACCAAAGTCTTCCTTCATGGAAAACGAGATACCTATAATATGCGCACCGCCAATCAGTTTATTTGGGAAAATCTCGGAAAATCTAAAAAAGACGAAGATTGCCATTGCGACTATGAGAATATGTATCAGTTCTGGCGAGGCTTGAATCGTTTCAGATTGAGTGATGCGGGAGCAATTTTTCGGGTGAAAGACTCTGTGGCTGACGACTACTTCCAATGGATAGATACGGTCAATCCATATCAATTGGGATATATAGTTGATGGGAAAGTTTTTGTCCTGATCAATACCGGATCGGAAGAACACAAATGGGAGGAAGTTGATCTTCCTGCCGGAAAGTGGAAATTGATTGGAAATAATACCGCCTTCGATCATGAGAAAGGCGTCAAAGATGACAAATCCCTTCGCAATCTTGAAGGCGGCAAAAAACACTCGTTTAGACTGGCCGGAAAGAACTTCAAAGTGTGGATAAAGAACGATTAG
- a CDS encoding TonB-dependent receptor produces the protein MDRKFLLILICLFISFGKLWGQALKEIDTVLVTASNIPLTIQETGRNISIIQAEQIEALPFNSLDELLQWIPGVQVQSRGGFGVQADILLRGSTFNQVLVLVDGLKMNDALTGHFNGNISVSPREIARIEILRGPAAAIYGPDAVGGVINFVTKTFARNMEEGNDMGGSLSYGDNELVRAEQGVFFRKGKLRVGAAINFNESEGESIPEEVIDSTTSLSPYHTFFDVKTVSAALGYNFDNGLSLNFRSAYDLRDFNARYFYTNSTFDKSTETVQGWWNHFRLNKYSKKGQTDLSVAFKSNTDEFVFSPDFPSTNIHTTQYLNMTFNQLQELSDQFTLKAGIQADRRSIESNDRGDHQDWHTGIYAMGVLQPSEQVNLTASLRLDYDENYAWELLPQVNASWVLPKLLLRASAGRSIRAADYTERYVSNNLQNLTPGRSLGNPDLLAEQGWSEEFGVDVYPSKNLTLKATAFFRQSERLIDYVSTPASEISIGSLQEGGNYFFAQNISAVNTDGVEVEAWYQEDFGNNTRLRLSLGYTYLNTTNDQGIVSVYISSHAQHLLTTQLILNVDKVELAIGGHYIGRDAREALAINASLNPSYSVWHGRFSGEIIDGIRVHVQMQNIFNTQYQNILGARMPGSWLQAGISWRIK, from the coding sequence ATGGATCGGAAATTTTTACTTATTCTGATTTGTCTATTCATTTCATTCGGAAAGCTTTGGGGCCAGGCCTTGAAGGAGATAGACACGGTTTTGGTTACAGCAAGCAATATTCCGCTGACCATTCAGGAGACAGGCCGAAATATTAGTATCATTCAGGCCGAGCAAATAGAAGCCTTACCCTTCAACTCTCTGGACGAACTCCTCCAGTGGATTCCCGGTGTTCAGGTTCAGTCCCGAGGTGGATTTGGGGTTCAGGCAGACATTCTGCTAAGAGGATCGACCTTTAATCAGGTATTGGTATTGGTAGATGGCCTGAAAATGAATGATGCCCTTACCGGACACTTCAATGGGAATATTTCAGTTAGTCCCCGGGAGATTGCCCGCATAGAGATTCTGCGAGGTCCTGCAGCAGCTATTTATGGGCCGGATGCTGTAGGGGGAGTGATCAATTTTGTTACCAAAACTTTCGCCCGAAATATGGAAGAAGGCAATGATATGGGAGGAAGTCTGAGTTATGGAGACAATGAATTGGTTCGAGCTGAACAAGGTGTTTTCTTCCGGAAAGGAAAGTTAAGAGTGGGAGCTGCTATTAATTTCAATGAGTCTGAAGGAGAAAGTATTCCTGAAGAAGTAATAGATTCAACCACTAGCCTTAGCCCTTATCATACTTTCTTTGATGTCAAAACGGTCTCTGCTGCCCTGGGATATAATTTTGACAATGGCCTTTCGCTCAATTTCCGTTCGGCCTATGACCTGAGAGATTTCAATGCCCGCTACTTTTACACAAATAGTACTTTTGATAAGTCCACAGAAACAGTACAAGGCTGGTGGAACCACTTTCGCCTGAATAAATACAGCAAAAAAGGACAAACGGATTTGAGTGTAGCTTTTAAAAGCAATACCGATGAGTTTGTCTTCAGCCCGGATTTCCCTTCGACCAACATTCACACAACACAGTACCTCAATATGACTTTCAATCAGCTGCAGGAATTGAGTGATCAATTTACCCTCAAGGCTGGTATACAAGCAGATCGGAGAAGCATTGAAAGTAATGACAGAGGAGACCACCAGGATTGGCATACTGGCATCTATGCAATGGGAGTTCTTCAACCCTCTGAACAAGTCAACCTCACAGCGAGTTTGCGTTTGGATTATGATGAAAACTATGCCTGGGAACTTTTGCCTCAAGTCAATGCTTCCTGGGTGCTGCCCAAGCTATTGTTGAGAGCTTCTGCGGGAAGAAGTATACGCGCAGCTGATTATACCGAGCGTTATGTATCCAACAATCTCCAAAACCTAACTCCCGGAAGAAGTCTGGGGAATCCGGATCTCCTTGCTGAACAAGGATGGTCAGAAGAATTCGGAGTGGATGTTTACCCGTCTAAAAACCTCACCCTAAAGGCTACCGCCTTTTTTCGGCAGTCAGAAAGGCTTATCGATTATGTAAGTACACCGGCTTCTGAAATAAGCATCGGAAGCTTGCAGGAAGGCGGGAACTACTTTTTCGCCCAAAACATCTCCGCAGTAAATACCGATGGAGTCGAAGTTGAAGCCTGGTATCAGGAAGATTTTGGGAATAATACCCGCCTTCGGTTAAGCCTGGGATATACCTATCTTAATACTACCAATGATCAGGGGATAGTCTCTGTTTACATTTCCAGCCACGCCCAGCACCTCCTGACCACTCAACTTATTCTGAATGTCGATAAGGTAGAATTGGCCATAGGAGGACATTATATAGGCAGAGATGCTCGGGAAGCCCTTGCGATCAATGCTTCGCTCAATCCCAGTTATAGTGTTTGGCATGGACGTTTTTCTGGCGAAATTATTGACGGCATACGCGTCCACGTTCAGATGCAAAACATCTTCAACACCCAGTATCAAAATATTCTTGGTGCTCGTATGCCCGGATCCTGGTTACAGGCAGGGATTAGTTGGAGGATAAAATAA
- a CDS encoding thioredoxin family protein, whose protein sequence is MEQLIREKVSQSMSYEEYRTLMGSLVAEGKTSGPNQSESMANYTKMNEHRMKRLDKTFKVSEELEEIVATYEKDYIWLVITEAWCGDAAQTVPILQKIAAASDKVDLRVVLRDEHPDLMEKFLTDGAKSIPKLIIVDKESMQVEQDWGPRPAPAQEMLMEFKANPDLSYSEFSLSLQKWYNQDKGETTQNELIQTLKSPAQLYI, encoded by the coding sequence ATGGAGCAGCTAATTAGAGAGAAAGTGAGTCAGAGTATGAGTTATGAAGAGTACAGGACCTTGATGGGAAGTCTGGTAGCAGAAGGAAAAACCAGTGGTCCCAATCAGAGTGAGTCGATGGCGAATTATACGAAGATGAATGAACATCGCATGAAGCGACTGGACAAAACTTTTAAGGTTTCAGAAGAGTTGGAGGAAATCGTTGCAACTTATGAGAAAGACTATATCTGGCTGGTAATTACGGAAGCATGGTGCGGAGATGCAGCGCAAACTGTACCTATTCTTCAAAAAATTGCCGCAGCCAGCGATAAGGTAGATCTGAGAGTGGTACTAAGAGATGAGCATCCCGACTTGATGGAGAAATTCCTGACAGATGGAGCCAAGTCTATACCCAAGCTAATAATTGTAGATAAAGAAAGTATGCAAGTAGAGCAAGATTGGGGTCCCAGACCGGCACCTGCCCAGGAGATGCTTATGGAATTTAAGGCCAATCCTGATCTTTCTTATAGTGAGTTTAGTCTCAGCTTGCAAAAATGGTATAACCAGGATAAGGGAGAGACAACTCAAAATGAATTGATCCAGACCTTGAAGTCTCCGGCTCAATTGTATATCTAG
- a CDS encoding bifunctional nuclease family protein, with protein MKKIRLDIIGLSSSHSQIGHYALVLGESNGNRRLPIIIGGAEAQAIALELENIKTNRPMTHDLIYNLARHFEINLLEVVINDLHEGIFYARLILEVDGEIHEIDSRPSDAVAIGVRFKVPIYTYETVLSEAGIVIDESGEEGETFATGEESEFSLAEVEKSDPIEEEEVEGGGEGEEDKIPVKPKKSSNKTLKQLQKQLDEALAGEDYEAAARLRDEINRLNKD; from the coding sequence GTGAAAAAGATTCGACTGGACATCATCGGCTTGTCTTCCAGCCATTCTCAAATAGGACACTATGCCTTAGTGTTAGGTGAGAGTAATGGGAATCGGAGATTACCCATTATTATTGGCGGGGCAGAGGCTCAGGCAATAGCCCTTGAGTTGGAGAATATCAAGACCAACCGGCCGATGACTCATGACCTGATATACAATCTTGCCCGCCATTTTGAAATAAACCTTCTGGAAGTTGTAATTAATGATCTTCATGAAGGTATTTTTTATGCAAGATTGATTCTTGAGGTGGATGGAGAAATTCATGAAATCGATAGTCGACCCAGTGATGCCGTTGCAATAGGCGTACGCTTTAAGGTGCCTATCTATACCTATGAGACGGTGCTTTCAGAAGCGGGAATTGTTATTGACGAAAGTGGAGAAGAAGGAGAGACCTTTGCAACAGGTGAGGAAAGCGAGTTTTCTTTGGCGGAGGTTGAAAAATCAGATCCGATTGAAGAGGAGGAAGTAGAAGGAGGAGGAGAAGGAGAAGAGGATAAGATTCCTGTTAAACCAAAGAAGTCCAGCAATAAAACTCTCAAGCAATTGCAGAAGCAACTGGATGAAGCCCTGGCAGGTGAGGATTATGAAGCGGCCGCGAGACTTAGAGATGAGATCAATCGTTTGAATAAAGATTAG
- a CDS encoding electron transfer flavoprotein subunit alpha/FixB family protein, translating into MSVLLFAENNQGTFKKTIFEAATYAYDLAQSMGVALEAVSVGAVSEDELNKLGNYGVSKVYTVGNDKLNDFINSAYAAAITKVALASEAKAVVFAQTYNGRAVAPRIAVKLKAAPLSGVFTLADAANSFGSSKMSYSGKGVEALSVNAEKMVITVKSNGYKTEENPSSISIEAFEFNPIEKDLKEIAKEIVKASEGISLTEADNVVSAGRGMKGPENWGMIEELAELLGAATACSKPTADMGWRPHHEHVGQTGIQIAPTLYIAIGISGAIQHLAGVSSSKNIVVINKDPEAPFFKIADFGIVGDLFEVVPKLIEAVKSIKATA; encoded by the coding sequence ATGTCTGTATTACTTTTTGCAGAAAATAACCAGGGCACATTTAAGAAAACCATTTTCGAGGCTGCCACCTATGCCTACGATTTGGCTCAGTCTATGGGAGTTGCATTAGAAGCAGTTTCTGTAGGAGCTGTGTCCGAGGATGAATTGAATAAATTGGGAAACTATGGAGTTTCCAAAGTATATACCGTTGGAAATGATAAACTGAACGATTTTATCAATTCCGCTTATGCAGCTGCTATAACAAAAGTAGCTCTGGCTTCTGAAGCAAAAGCAGTGGTATTTGCCCAAACCTATAATGGTCGTGCCGTTGCACCCAGAATAGCTGTAAAACTTAAAGCTGCTCCTCTTTCCGGAGTATTTACCCTCGCAGATGCCGCAAATAGCTTCGGTTCAAGCAAAATGTCTTACTCTGGTAAAGGAGTAGAAGCTTTGAGCGTGAATGCTGAAAAAATGGTTATCACAGTTAAATCCAATGGATATAAAACTGAAGAAAATCCAAGCAGTATCAGCATAGAAGCATTTGAATTCAACCCTATTGAAAAAGATTTGAAAGAAATTGCCAAAGAAATCGTAAAGGCTTCTGAAGGTATTTCTTTGACAGAAGCTGATAATGTAGTTTCTGCGGGTAGAGGAATGAAAGGGCCAGAAAACTGGGGGATGATCGAAGAGCTTGCAGAGCTTTTAGGTGCTGCAACAGCTTGTTCTAAGCCTACTGCAGATATGGGCTGGCGTCCTCACCACGAACACGTGGGACAAACTGGTATTCAAATTGCACCTACCCTGTACATTGCGATCGGAATTTCCGGTGCTATCCAGCATTTGGCTGGGGTTAGTTCTTCCAAAAACATCGTTGTGATCAATAAGGATCCTGAGGCTCCCTTCTTCAAAATCGCTGATTTTGGGATCGTAGGAGATTTGTTTGAAGTAGTTCCAAAACTGATTGAGGCTGTAAAGTCTATTAAGGCAACTGCCTAG